In Burkholderia gladioli, a genomic segment contains:
- a CDS encoding LysR family transcriptional regulator — protein MSTNQIPPLMDEMATFVKVAEAGSFSEAARRLGSTPSAVSRSIARLERALGTRLILRSTRRLRLSDEGLEALRHAGELVAAAKAVMSLAERRSAEPAGTIRISAPRALGRFLIHPNIPDFLAAHPAVDVVLKLDDRQLDPVDDQVDIVFRITDDPPPGLVGRKLMRIEHVVCATPAYLARHGRPAHPRELAAHGCITLSEDPVDTRWRFERGGGTVAVDVRGRYVANHSGVRLEAVLADLGIGGVPRFVAAAALEDGRVEQVLPDWLFKTNYYGNAWAFCSPSRHTAPKIRSFLAFIAGRIGQPG, from the coding sequence GTGAGCACAAATCAGATTCCGCCGCTGATGGACGAGATGGCGACCTTCGTCAAGGTCGCGGAAGCCGGCAGCTTCTCCGAGGCCGCGCGCCGGCTCGGCTCGACGCCCTCGGCGGTGAGCCGCTCGATCGCGCGGCTGGAGCGCGCGCTCGGCACGCGGCTGATCCTGCGCAGCACGCGCAGGCTGCGGCTCAGCGACGAGGGCCTGGAGGCGTTGCGCCATGCCGGCGAGCTGGTGGCCGCCGCGAAGGCGGTGATGTCGCTGGCCGAACGCCGCTCGGCCGAGCCGGCCGGCACGATCCGGATCAGCGCGCCGCGCGCGCTGGGCCGCTTCCTGATCCACCCCAACATTCCCGATTTCCTGGCGGCGCATCCCGCCGTCGACGTGGTGCTGAAGCTCGACGACCGCCAGCTCGATCCGGTCGACGACCAGGTCGACATCGTGTTTCGGATCACTGACGATCCGCCGCCGGGCCTGGTCGGCAGGAAGCTGATGCGCATCGAGCACGTGGTGTGCGCGACGCCGGCCTACCTGGCGCGGCACGGCCGGCCCGCGCATCCGCGCGAGCTGGCCGCGCACGGCTGCATCACGCTCAGCGAGGACCCGGTCGACACGCGCTGGCGCTTCGAGCGAGGGGGAGGCACGGTGGCGGTCGACGTGCGCGGCCGGTATGTCGCCAATCATTCCGGCGTGCGGCTGGAGGCGGTGCTGGCCGATCTCGGCATCGGCGGCGTGCCGCGCTTCGTGGCGGCCGCCGCGCTCGAGGACGGCCGCGTCGAGCAGGTCCTGCCGGACTGGCTGTTCAAGACCAACTACTACGGCAATGCCTGGGCGTTCTGCTCGCCGAGCCGCCATACCGCGCCCAAGATCCGCAGCTTCCTTGCCTTCATCGCCGGGCGCATCGGGCAGCCCGGCTAG
- a CDS encoding TetR/AcrR family transcriptional regulator — MTNKMYRTGETRQRILDAAQGLMASKGFSAVGLNEVLHAASVPKGSFYHYFASKDAFGEALLDVYFEASLAGMDCLLTAGDRGMGDRLMSYWQGWADRQMESNDSMKCLVVKLGAELADISESMRLALERGTDRLVERLAEAIRLGIADGSLDVREAPPDVALTLYQTWLGASIMAKISRSRLPFENAASITRHLIRPRSSTADSVSLAASR; from the coding sequence ATGACGAACAAGATGTATCGAACCGGCGAAACCCGGCAGCGGATCCTCGACGCGGCTCAGGGATTGATGGCGAGCAAGGGGTTTTCCGCGGTGGGCCTCAACGAGGTACTGCATGCCGCCTCGGTGCCGAAAGGCTCGTTCTATCACTACTTCGCCTCGAAGGACGCGTTTGGCGAGGCGCTGCTCGATGTTTATTTCGAAGCCTCGCTGGCCGGCATGGACTGCCTGCTGACGGCCGGCGATCGCGGCATGGGCGATCGGCTGATGAGTTACTGGCAAGGCTGGGCCGATCGCCAGATGGAGTCGAATGACAGCATGAAATGCCTGGTGGTCAAGCTCGGCGCCGAGCTTGCCGACATCTCCGAATCCATGAGACTGGCGCTCGAGCGCGGCACGGACAGGCTCGTCGAGCGCCTCGCCGAGGCGATTCGCCTGGGCATCGCCGACGGCTCGCTGGACGTGCGCGAGGCGCCGCCGGACGTCGCCCTGACGCTTTATCAAACATGGCTGGGCGCCAGCATCATGGCGAAGATCTCACGTAGCCGCCTGCCTTTCGAGAATGCGGCATCGATCACGCGCCACCTTATTCGGCCGCGATCGAGCACAGCCGACAGCGTCTCGCTGGCCGCTTCCAGGTAG
- a CDS encoding NAD-dependent succinate-semialdehyde dehydrogenase produces the protein MPYQTINPTTNELVKTYPNHTDADIEAALSAAHRLYKSAWSKGPIKPRLQVLERLADLIDARKEELARIATMEMGKLIGDARDEVWIIAEIARFYARNAERFLAPVKIDSQLGDAWVEHHPIGVLLAVEPWNFPYYQLMRVFAPAIAAGNPVLAKHASIVPHCASVFEALVNEAGAPEGAWKNLFITAGQVADIIADDRIQGAAMTGSEGAGSAIAAQAGKYLKKSTLEMGGNDVFVVLDDADLEKAVEIGVFSRLHISGQECICAKRFVLHENIADQFLEKFTVAMAAVKIGDPLDESTRLGPLSSAEAVKGLSRQVERALAHGATLHLGGKALEGKGNFFEPTILTHVARDNPAYFEEFFGPVAQVYVVKNDDEAVELANDSRYGLAGAVFSRNIERAKSLASRIETGAVWINSFASTAPELPFGGVKRSGYGRELSELGIKEFVNQKLVLVANAGA, from the coding sequence ATGCCTTATCAAACCATCAACCCCACGACCAACGAACTGGTCAAGACCTATCCGAACCACACCGACGCCGACATCGAGGCCGCGCTGAGCGCGGCGCATCGACTGTACAAGTCGGCATGGTCGAAAGGCCCCATCAAGCCGCGCCTGCAGGTGCTGGAACGCCTCGCCGACCTGATCGACGCGCGCAAGGAGGAGCTGGCCCGCATCGCGACGATGGAGATGGGCAAGCTGATCGGCGACGCGCGCGACGAGGTGTGGATCATCGCCGAGATCGCGCGTTTCTATGCGCGCAACGCCGAGCGGTTCCTGGCACCGGTGAAGATTGATTCGCAGCTCGGCGATGCCTGGGTCGAGCATCATCCCATCGGTGTCCTGCTCGCGGTCGAGCCCTGGAACTTCCCCTACTATCAGCTGATGCGCGTATTCGCGCCGGCCATCGCGGCCGGCAACCCGGTGCTCGCCAAGCACGCCAGCATCGTGCCGCACTGCGCGAGCGTGTTCGAGGCCTTGGTCAACGAAGCCGGCGCGCCGGAAGGCGCCTGGAAGAACCTCTTCATCACCGCCGGCCAGGTTGCCGACATCATCGCGGACGATCGCATCCAGGGCGCCGCCATGACGGGCTCGGAAGGCGCCGGCAGCGCCATCGCGGCCCAGGCCGGCAAGTACTTGAAGAAGTCGACGCTGGAGATGGGCGGCAACGACGTGTTCGTCGTGCTCGACGACGCGGACCTGGAAAAAGCCGTCGAGATCGGCGTCTTCTCGCGCCTGCACATCTCGGGCCAGGAATGCATTTGCGCCAAGCGCTTCGTGCTGCACGAGAACATCGCCGACCAGTTCCTCGAGAAGTTCACCGTGGCGATGGCGGCCGTGAAGATCGGCGATCCGCTCGACGAAAGCACCAGGCTGGGCCCCCTGTCGTCCGCCGAGGCCGTGAAGGGGCTGTCGCGGCAGGTCGAGCGCGCGCTGGCGCACGGCGCCACGCTGCACCTGGGCGGCAAGGCACTCGAAGGCAAGGGCAACTTCTTCGAGCCGACCATCCTGACCCATGTCGCTCGCGACAACCCGGCCTACTTCGAGGAGTTCTTCGGCCCGGTCGCCCAGGTGTATGTCGTGAAGAACGACGACGAGGCGGTCGAACTGGCCAACGACTCGCGCTACGGCCTGGCGGGCGCGGTGTTCTCGCGGAACATCGAACGCGCCAAGTCGCTGGCCTCGCGCATCGAAACCGGTGCGGTCTGGATCAACAGCTTCGCCAGCACCGCCCCTGAGCTGCCCTTCGGCGGCGTGAAGCGCTCAGGCTACGGCCGCGAGCTGTCCGAGCTCGGCATCAAGGAGTTCGTCAACCAGAAGCTGGTTCTCGTCGCCAACGCCGGGGCTTGA
- a CDS encoding tautomerase family protein encodes MPLVRIDLSKSASPEVVAAVSETVYEAMVNIANVPEHDKFQIISRHAPDELVYPAEGYLGVDYTPGIVFIQVTWNAGRTVEVKKAFYRAIADGIHAKVGVRKEDVWISLVDVAREDWSFGNGEMQYAPKA; translated from the coding sequence ATGCCCCTCGTCCGTATCGATCTGTCGAAGTCCGCATCGCCCGAAGTCGTCGCCGCCGTGAGCGAGACGGTGTATGAGGCGATGGTCAATATCGCCAACGTGCCGGAGCACGACAAGTTCCAGATCATTTCGCGCCACGCCCCGGACGAGCTCGTCTATCCGGCCGAAGGTTACCTTGGCGTGGATTACACCCCGGGCATCGTTTTCATCCAGGTGACCTGGAATGCCGGGCGCACCGTCGAGGTCAAGAAGGCGTTTTATCGTGCCATCGCGGATGGCATCCACGCCAAGGTCGGCGTGCGCAAGGAGGACGTCTGGATCAGCCTGGTCGATGTCGCGCGCGAGGACTGGTCGTTCGGCAATGGCGAGATGCAATACGCGCCGAAGGCGTGA
- a CDS encoding molybdopterin-dependent oxidoreductase, translated as MCDHPLPGRTRPVWLGQAGRISPINRRNTLGGPLLVHSPLRVGSLAIAVLVASLPLARPAAAKLPPLSLDVYQRTPSGEQGKLLHHFSAEELGAMPQYTIITSTPWTARSTFVGVRVEDILKKVGVASGTFRLAAYDGFISQTIYVSDVMKYHPIFATSMNGEQLQIRNFGPIFTIFPRDLHPDVFNNYRFEASFARQIKALEVD; from the coding sequence ATGTGCGATCATCCCTTGCCTGGGCGAACCCGGCCTGTCTGGCTCGGCCAGGCCGGCCGGATCTCGCCGATCAATCGCAGGAACACCCTTGGAGGCCCCTTGCTTGTCCACAGCCCGCTTCGAGTCGGTAGCCTCGCCATCGCGGTCCTGGTCGCGAGCCTGCCGCTCGCCCGACCGGCGGCGGCGAAGCTCCCGCCCTTGTCCCTGGACGTGTATCAGCGAACCCCGTCGGGCGAGCAGGGCAAGCTGTTGCACCATTTTTCCGCGGAAGAACTGGGTGCGATGCCCCAATACACGATCATCACCTCCACGCCGTGGACGGCGAGATCGACATTCGTGGGCGTGCGGGTGGAGGATATTCTGAAGAAGGTGGGGGTCGCGAGCGGCACCTTCAGGCTGGCGGCTTACGACGGCTTCATTTCTCAAACCATCTACGTATCGGACGTCATGAAATATCATCCGATCTTCGCGACGTCGATGAATGGCGAGCAACTCCAGATCAGGAACTTCGGCCCGATCTTCACGATATTCCCGCGCGATCTGCACCCCGACGTGTTCAACAACTACCGGTTCGAGGCGAGTTTTGCCCGACAGATCAAGGCGCTGGAGGTCGACTGA
- a CDS encoding DeoR/GlpR family DNA-binding transcription regulator translates to MKVEKRREAMLKAVLSGMNDVAALCEHFGMSEATVRRDLRALADEGRILRTYGGAASVGAHEPEESLDTRRESFREQKAAIARAAARHVQDGDTIFLDGGTTTAALARCLAGRRDIHVVTNNLLAVGMLAAAELRVTLIGGDVRPSSMSTLGPIAQLALSRVSFDKAFLGADGVVAGRGLCEASAEQAFLKECIAAQAAQVLVLVTSNKLERASQQHWTPLARRWTLLTDAQADPALLARFAQHEEVTVECAQREA, encoded by the coding sequence ATGAAAGTCGAGAAACGCCGCGAGGCGATGCTCAAGGCCGTGCTGTCCGGCATGAACGACGTGGCCGCGCTCTGCGAGCATTTCGGCATGTCCGAGGCCACCGTGCGTCGGGACCTGCGCGCGCTGGCCGACGAAGGCCGCATCCTGCGCACCTACGGCGGCGCCGCCTCGGTGGGCGCGCACGAGCCCGAGGAATCGCTCGACACGCGGCGCGAGAGCTTTCGCGAGCAGAAGGCGGCGATCGCGCGCGCGGCCGCGCGGCACGTGCAGGACGGCGACACGATCTTCCTCGACGGCGGCACCACCACCGCGGCGCTGGCGCGCTGCCTGGCCGGGCGCCGCGATATCCATGTGGTGACCAACAACCTGCTGGCGGTCGGCATGCTGGCCGCGGCGGAACTGCGCGTGACCCTGATCGGCGGCGACGTGCGGCCCTCGAGCATGAGCACGCTCGGACCGATCGCGCAGTTGGCGCTGTCGCGCGTGAGCTTCGACAAGGCCTTCCTCGGCGCCGACGGCGTGGTGGCCGGACGCGGCCTGTGCGAGGCCTCGGCCGAGCAGGCCTTCCTGAAGGAATGCATCGCCGCGCAGGCGGCCCAGGTGCTGGTGCTGGTGACCTCGAACAAGCTCGAGCGCGCCAGCCAGCAGCACTGGACGCCGCTGGCGCGCCGCTGGACCCTGCTCACCGACGCGCAGGCCGACCCGGCCCTGCTCGCGCGTTTCGCGCAGCACGAGGAGGTGACGGTGGAATGCGCGCAGCGGGAAGCGTGA
- a CDS encoding helix-turn-helix domain-containing protein, giving the protein MLENQDGPDDAGSIAQRVRQLLESQGVAKRQYATEIQRILGLSYSQALRKIKGENPWTILQLRAVAAEYGESAAQLVADDASQGSEAESPDGVARASLTIGGRDYECQAEIGGRLSANRSPEFVAIMSGDRWHVFPRDAAPAGEKFEVYRISIQVREISDPAVAVVDDDPAITEQICSYLNRTGFIAKGYTSYRSFLAELKSASFDAVIIDWLLDGITARYPIEEIISSAPAPLVYLLTGKIATGEASEVEMAEIIQKYDISALEKPLRLPWLVADLNRRLNQRRD; this is encoded by the coding sequence ATGCTGGAGAATCAAGACGGGCCCGACGACGCAGGTTCCATCGCGCAGCGCGTCAGGCAGCTACTGGAATCGCAAGGTGTCGCGAAGCGTCAGTACGCCACCGAAATACAAAGAATTCTGGGGCTCAGCTACTCTCAGGCACTTCGCAAGATCAAGGGCGAGAATCCCTGGACGATCCTCCAGCTTCGCGCGGTGGCCGCCGAATATGGAGAGTCGGCGGCCCAGTTGGTGGCCGACGACGCCTCGCAGGGCAGCGAAGCCGAATCGCCCGATGGCGTGGCCAGGGCATCCCTGACGATCGGCGGCAGGGACTATGAATGCCAGGCCGAGATCGGCGGCAGACTCTCGGCGAACCGAAGCCCGGAGTTCGTCGCGATCATGAGCGGCGACCGATGGCATGTGTTCCCGCGCGACGCGGCGCCGGCGGGTGAGAAATTCGAGGTCTACCGGATCTCGATCCAGGTGCGGGAAATCAGCGATCCGGCGGTTGCCGTGGTGGATGACGATCCCGCCATCACCGAACAGATCTGCAGCTACCTGAACCGGACCGGTTTCATCGCGAAGGGCTACACGAGCTATCGCAGCTTCCTGGCCGAGCTGAAATCGGCGAGCTTCGACGCCGTCATCATCGACTGGCTGCTCGACGGCATCACCGCGCGCTACCCGATCGAGGAAATCATTTCCTCCGCCCCTGCCCCGCTCGTCTATCTGCTGACGGGCAAGATCGCCACCGGCGAGGCCAGCGAGGTCGAGATGGCGGAAATCATCCAGAAATACGACATCTCGGCACTCGAGAAACCGCTGCGCCTTCCCTGGCTGGTCGCCGACCTCAATCGCCGGCTGAACCAGCGGCGCGACTAG
- a CDS encoding glutamine amidotransferase, whose protein sequence is MNKPILIVITGETFASISAAHGDFADWIEAGLAASPLPGLAIERFDARGAAALPDVDDYAGIVLTGSHAMVTAREPWSERLGHWLADCAARGVTPMLGICYGHQLLAQALGGEVGDRRDRRFEIGTVSIGQRAEAAGDPLFAALPARFDAQVVHYQSVHRLPPGARLLAASDTDPCQAFRHGQACWGVQFHPEFPLPAIEQYLAILRAQPGAHGADALPPQVRLASTPEAFALLARFARLCLTA, encoded by the coding sequence ATGAACAAACCGATCCTGATCGTGATCACCGGCGAGACCTTCGCCTCGATTAGCGCGGCCCATGGCGATTTCGCCGACTGGATCGAGGCGGGCCTCGCCGCGAGCCCGCTGCCCGGCCTCGCGATCGAGCGCTTCGACGCGCGCGGCGCGGCTGCCTTGCCGGATGTGGACGACTACGCCGGCATCGTGCTGACCGGCTCGCATGCGATGGTGACGGCGCGGGAGCCCTGGAGCGAACGGCTCGGGCATTGGCTGGCCGATTGCGCGGCGCGGGGCGTCACGCCGATGCTGGGGATCTGCTACGGGCATCAACTGCTGGCCCAGGCGCTCGGCGGCGAGGTGGGCGATCGCCGCGACCGGCGCTTCGAGATCGGCACGGTGTCGATCGGGCAGCGCGCCGAGGCGGCGGGCGATCCGCTGTTCGCGGCGCTGCCCGCGCGCTTCGACGCGCAGGTGGTGCATTACCAGTCCGTGCATCGGCTGCCGCCGGGCGCGCGCCTGCTGGCCGCCAGCGACACCGATCCCTGCCAGGCCTTCCGCCACGGGCAGGCCTGCTGGGGCGTGCAGTTCCACCCGGAATTCCCGCTGCCGGCGATCGAGCAGTACCTCGCGATCCTGCGCGCGCAACCGGGCGCGCACGGCGCCGATGCCTTGCCGCCGCAAGTGCGCCTGGCATCCACGCCCGAGGCATTCGCCTTGCTCGCGCGCTTCGCGCGTTTGTGCCTGACGGCCTGA
- a CDS encoding LysR family transcriptional regulator, protein MIDELKSFVTVVDAASLTRAADVLCVSQSTISKRIQRLEELMGGVLFDRNAKPPLPTALAKRVYEQAVPVLRALEQLQEIAHEDSPPSGTLRFGLPQAVTDIVLFDAVTGMKRRFPELEVQLLTDSSPRLQERMDDGSLDVAMLILPSGAALPADLASDRVARFDVKVVQSADQPLVARRTDMHALAAHGWILNPDGCGYRAALERAMTDKGQAVRLSIDTYGTDMQLRLVASGLGLGLVPIDVLRASKWHRKLSVVEVSDFALAIDLWLVHPRYLGNLRQAVEVLRESIVASFDGQAARGAKGAASR, encoded by the coding sequence ATGATCGATGAGCTGAAATCCTTCGTCACGGTCGTCGATGCGGCCTCCCTGACCCGCGCCGCCGACGTCCTGTGCGTGTCGCAATCGACGATCTCCAAGCGCATCCAGCGTCTCGAGGAACTGATGGGCGGCGTGCTGTTCGACCGCAATGCCAAGCCGCCGCTACCGACGGCGCTGGCCAAGCGCGTCTACGAACAGGCGGTGCCGGTCTTGCGCGCGCTTGAGCAGTTGCAGGAGATCGCCCACGAGGATTCGCCGCCGTCAGGGACCTTGCGCTTCGGCCTGCCCCAGGCCGTCACGGACATCGTGCTGTTCGATGCGGTGACCGGCATGAAGCGCCGGTTTCCCGAACTCGAGGTGCAGTTGCTCACCGACAGCAGCCCCAGGCTGCAGGAGCGGATGGACGACGGATCGCTCGATGTCGCGATGCTGATACTGCCCTCGGGGGCGGCGCTGCCGGCCGACCTGGCGAGTGACCGAGTCGCCCGCTTCGACGTGAAAGTCGTGCAGAGCGCGGACCAGCCGCTGGTCGCGCGAAGAACCGACATGCATGCGCTGGCCGCCCATGGATGGATCCTCAATCCGGATGGTTGCGGCTATCGCGCGGCGCTGGAACGCGCCATGACGGACAAGGGACAAGCCGTCAGGCTGAGCATCGATACCTACGGCACCGACATGCAACTGCGATTGGTGGCCAGCGGCCTAGGCCTCGGCCTGGTGCCGATCGACGTGCTGCGGGCCAGCAAATGGCACCGCAAGCTGAGCGTGGTGGAAGTCAGCGATTTTGCCCTGGCAATCGACCTCTGGCTGGTCCATCCACGCTACCTGGGGAATCTCCGGCAGGCCGTCGAGGTGTTGCGCGAGTCGATCGTGGCGTCGTTCGATGGGCAGGCGGCGCGCGGCGCCAAAGGCGCTGCGTCGAGGTGA
- a CDS encoding hybrid sensor histidine kinase/response regulator — protein MSYNILLSKYFILSVTGDATRSAMAVPEYRAALADLRPPLYSLSPFFERQRISRQDAVAILATLNAMAPDVSRLVHSIGDAEILRRQLAIDDFKSKQFFFLKLSTGLVAIILVGFVGLLWLLRQLRANIRRESELREVKAAFLGMVGHELRSPLQVVTSVIDNLMHEELTRSAMKGVFALERAAQAIDIQLRDITDFALLGTSRLKIVKGWFRMSEVLGVTLESQRELSMKKGIAIEVKFSEHFPLIFSDENRVQQILTNLVSNAIKYSETGPVRVSITAIARGSRSGGEARYDLVIQVRDQGVGISQSDQAQIFKPFVRLADGRASQVPGIGMGLAIVGEIVGLLDGRIAIDSRPGAGSEFTVSLPCEGRPDQEPSLEQRRPGKPSHSMDIAWLRHVLVVDDNPEIVETLVSVFESYGVDVDGVSSAQDAQRQLAAKRYQVVVCDIQMPEMSGFELLEHTRRIGLINDDTIVVALSAYSPLLFDKGDKGMFDVFLSKPLRASDLFSSLSKAARAKGLH, from the coding sequence TTGTCCTACAACATCCTGCTGTCGAAGTATTTCATCCTGTCGGTGACGGGGGATGCCACCCGCTCGGCCATGGCCGTGCCCGAATATCGAGCCGCCCTGGCCGACCTGCGCCCGCCGCTGTACAGCCTCTCGCCGTTCTTCGAGCGCCAGCGCATATCCCGGCAGGACGCGGTCGCGATCCTGGCGACCCTCAACGCGATGGCGCCCGACGTCAGCCGCCTGGTGCACAGCATCGGCGATGCGGAAATCCTGCGGCGCCAGTTGGCGATCGACGATTTCAAGAGCAAGCAGTTCTTCTTCCTGAAGCTCAGCACCGGCCTGGTGGCCATCATCCTGGTCGGATTCGTCGGACTGCTCTGGCTGCTGCGGCAGTTGCGGGCGAATATCCGGCGCGAAAGCGAGCTGCGCGAAGTCAAGGCTGCCTTCCTGGGGATGGTCGGGCATGAACTGCGTTCGCCCTTGCAGGTGGTGACCTCGGTGATCGACAACCTGATGCACGAGGAACTCACGCGCTCGGCGATGAAGGGCGTGTTCGCGCTGGAGCGGGCCGCGCAGGCCATCGATATCCAGCTGAGGGATATCACCGACTTCGCGCTGTTGGGAACCAGCCGCCTGAAGATCGTCAAGGGCTGGTTCCGGATGTCGGAGGTGCTCGGGGTGACGCTGGAATCGCAGCGCGAGCTGTCGATGAAGAAGGGCATCGCGATCGAGGTGAAATTCAGCGAGCATTTCCCGTTGATTTTCTCCGACGAGAATCGGGTACAGCAGATCCTCACGAACCTGGTATCCAACGCCATCAAATATTCCGAAACCGGCCCGGTGCGGGTTTCCATCACGGCAATTGCGCGCGGCAGCCGCTCCGGTGGCGAGGCTCGCTACGATCTCGTGATCCAGGTCCGGGATCAGGGCGTGGGGATCAGCCAGTCGGACCAGGCGCAGATATTCAAGCCGTTCGTGCGCCTGGCCGACGGGCGAGCGAGCCAGGTACCGGGGATCGGGATGGGCCTGGCGATCGTGGGCGAGATCGTCGGTCTGCTCGATGGCAGGATCGCCATCGACAGCCGGCCCGGGGCGGGTTCGGAATTCACCGTGTCGCTTCCCTGCGAGGGGCGGCCGGATCAAGAGCCGTCCCTGGAGCAGCGGCGCCCGGGCAAGCCGAGCCATTCGATGGATATCGCGTGGCTGCGCCACGTGCTGGTGGTGGACGACAATCCCGAGATCGTGGAAACGCTGGTCTCGGTGTTCGAATCATATGGGGTGGATGTCGATGGCGTCAGCTCGGCGCAGGACGCGCAACGGCAACTGGCGGCGAAGCGTTATCAGGTCGTCGTGTGCGACATCCAGATGCCGGAGATGAGCGGCTTCGAATTGCTCGAGCACACGCGCCGCATCGGGCTGATCAACGACGACACCATCGTCGTCGCGCTGAGCGCCTACAGCCCCCTGCTGTTCGACAAGGGGGACAAGGGCATGTTCGACGTGTTCCTGAGCAAGCCCCTGCGCGCCAGCGATCTGTTCTCCTCGCTGTCGAAAGCGGCCAGGGCCAAGGGCCTGCATTGA
- a CDS encoding cell division protein FtsZ — protein MPHEPAGVSAIDLAGVGRIGAAIASALQRLMDSRGLERLEREGAGWWQRAARELPAGVAAGDRAGADLRFLFISATEPGALELAERASAAARAGGARVVAIVMYPPLPDRAAVQNATAKLAAEVDAIVVMPDYPHLTLLDCIVRAYRAAVGERPTRASASAMPAGSEFLDLRSAFHGAGRASLGSGLASGPERILEAATDAVDELGDIALRAASGILVIVAGAETLRLAEVASALYQVHARTRGDAQAVLAAHYDERMGHAVRVIVVAAS, from the coding sequence ATGCCGCACGAGCCTGCCGGGGTGTCGGCGATCGACCTGGCCGGCGTTGGCCGGATCGGCGCGGCCATCGCGAGCGCCCTGCAACGTCTCATGGATTCCCGCGGCCTGGAACGGCTGGAGCGCGAGGGGGCGGGATGGTGGCAGCGGGCGGCGCGCGAGCTGCCCGCTGGGGTGGCAGCAGGCGATCGTGCCGGCGCCGATCTGCGCTTCCTGTTCATCTCGGCAACCGAGCCCGGTGCCCTCGAACTGGCAGAGCGCGCGAGCGCCGCCGCGCGGGCCGGCGGTGCCCGCGTGGTGGCCATCGTGATGTATCCGCCGCTGCCCGATCGGGCAGCGGTACAGAACGCCACCGCGAAGCTGGCCGCCGAGGTGGACGCCATCGTGGTGATGCCCGACTATCCCCACCTGACGCTGCTGGACTGCATCGTGCGCGCCTATCGCGCCGCGGTCGGCGAGCGGCCGACGCGCGCGAGCGCCTCGGCCATGCCGGCCGGCAGCGAATTCCTGGACTTGCGCTCGGCATTCCACGGCGCGGGACGCGCCTCGCTGGGCAGCGGGCTGGCATCGGGCCCGGAGCGCATCCTCGAGGCGGCGACGGACGCGGTGGACGAACTCGGCGACATCGCGCTTCGCGCGGCATCGGGCATCCTGGTGATCGTCGCCGGCGCCGAGACGCTGCGGCTCGCCGAGGTCGCCTCCGCGCTGTACCAGGTGCATGCCCGCACCCGCGGCGACGCGCAGGCGGTGCTGGCCGCGCACTATGACGAGCGCATGGGCCATGCCGTGCGCGTGATCGTGGTCGCCGCAAGCTAG
- a CDS encoding class I SAM-dependent methyltransferase, which produces MDAQSARLPGSTPCKICGARAAWFGTANFNKNCEERRGLILPPHAEFATYFKCENCATIFTTDFDHWSREDFARNIYNEEYALIDVDVLDTRPRQNARLIADLVTDRKVSILDYGGHAGHLSRMLAQKGFCADSWDPFSNPVAVRNGYDLIASFEVLEHSIDPIGTVSDMASKLEDDGAILFSTYALDFEPDASIDHWYISPRNGHVTIHSRQGLRILFAKFDMRIHHYSRGLHLALREGRAVPPWLTREPVAWIAVPGEVLHAPHRS; this is translated from the coding sequence ATGGATGCACAGAGTGCTCGGCTGCCGGGATCCACGCCGTGCAAGATCTGCGGCGCTCGCGCGGCATGGTTCGGCACGGCGAACTTCAACAAGAATTGCGAGGAGCGACGAGGCTTGATCCTGCCTCCCCATGCCGAATTCGCGACGTATTTCAAGTGTGAAAACTGCGCGACGATCTTCACGACGGATTTCGACCACTGGAGCCGTGAGGATTTCGCCCGGAACATCTACAACGAGGAATACGCGCTCATCGATGTCGACGTGCTCGATACGCGACCCAGGCAGAATGCCAGGCTCATTGCCGACCTGGTGACCGACCGGAAGGTATCGATCCTGGACTATGGCGGCCATGCGGGCCATCTGAGCCGGATGCTCGCGCAGAAGGGTTTCTGCGCCGACAGCTGGGATCCTTTTTCGAATCCCGTGGCGGTACGCAATGGCTACGATCTCATCGCCTCCTTCGAGGTGCTCGAGCACAGCATCGATCCGATCGGCACCGTGTCCGACATGGCGAGCAAGCTGGAGGACGATGGCGCGATCCTGTTTTCGACCTACGCGCTGGATTTCGAGCCCGATGCCTCGATCGATCACTGGTACATCTCGCCCCGCAACGGGCACGTGACCATTCATTCACGCCAGGGCCTGCGGATCCTGTTCGCGAAATTCGACATGCGAATCCATCACTATTCCCGAGGTCTTCACCTGGCCCTCCGCGAAGGCCGGGCCGTCCCGCCGTGGCTCACGCGCGAGCCCGTCGCCTGGATCGCGGTGCCGGGCGAGGTCCTGCACGCGCCGCATCGATCGTGA